Proteins encoded in a region of the Phoenix dactylifera cultivar Barhee BC4 chromosome 3, palm_55x_up_171113_PBpolish2nd_filt_p, whole genome shotgun sequence genome:
- the LOC103698705 gene encoding kinesin-like protein KIN-14H isoform X1 has translation MSSRNQNRPPPTPVFDPTPSPSNKKENLDEAPVDKRRKIGVGRMVCPATNPRARQVLSTVNAGPNPGGHGDHGAGAAPSSDGGSSGSGVEFTSREDVERLLGEKMKGKNKNDYKGKSEQMIEYIKKLRTCIRWFMELEDGYLAEQEKLRSMLDSEEKRHAEIEAQMKAKVEELNTIIQDLQRQHASLLESFRKEEADKLAFVKSYETEREARIAVENLRATLSEELEKVNQEARRFSDQLKMIQETNKRLQEYNTSLQQYNSNLQADALKNGETISKLQKEKNAMMETLTGLRDHTNSLKIQLDASRSSQQEAIKQKEELKKEVGCLRCELQQVRDERDHTLVQVQSLSVEVANYKERTGKSSQDMETIRIKANTLEETCSSQREQIQMLQHQLAAANEKLKRADLTAIETTTEYEQQKKTVKDLQERLADAEFQILEAEKLRKKLHNTILELKGNIRVFCRVRPILPDSDSSGIEGPVVSYPTSVESLGRGIDLMHHAQKYSFTFDKVFNHEASQEDVFVEISQLVQSALDGYKVCIFAYGQTGSGKTYTMMGKPQPSEQKGLIPRSLEQIFQTSQSLQCQGWKYKMQASMLEIYNETIRDLLSLSRPGSLDANAALSKQYAIKHDSNGNTQVSDLTVVDVCSLKEVSFLLQQAAQSRSVGKTQMNEQSSRSHFVFTLRISGVNESTEQQVQGVLNLIDLAGSERLAKSGSTGDRLKETQAINKSLSALSDVIFAIAKKEDHVPFRNSKLTYLLQPCLGGDSKTLMFVNIAPESSSVGESICSLRFAARVNSCEIGIPRRQTQMRSSDSRLSYG, from the exons ATGTCCTCCCGGAACCAGAACAGGCCCCCTCCCACCCCGGTCTTCGACCCCACTCCAAGCCCCTCAAAT aagaaggagAATTTAGATGAGGCGCCTGTGGACAAGCGAAGGAAGATTGGAGTAGGGAGGATGGTGTGCCCGGCAACCAACCCGCGTGCGCGGCAGGTGCTGTCGACTGTCAATGCTGGTCCGAATCCTGGTGGGCATGGTGATCATGGGGCCGGCGCCGCTCCGAGCTCTGACGGTGGGAGCAGTGGCAGTGGGGTTGAGTTCACATCTAGGGAGGATGTGGAGAGGCTTTTGGGTGAGAAGATGAAGGGGAAGAACAAGAATGATTACAAG gGAAAGAGCGAGCAGATGATAGAGTACATAAAGAAACTCAGGACTTGTATCAGATGGTTCATGGAGCTTGAAGATGGGTATTTGGCCGAGCAGGAGAAACTCAGAAGTATGTTGGATTCTGAAGAGAAAAGGCATGCAGAGATTG AGGCCCAGATGAAGGCCAAGGTTGAAGAATTAAATACAATTATCCAGGACCTTCAGAGGCAGCATGCATCTTTGCTGGAAAGCTTCAGAAAGGAGGAAGCTGACAAATTG GCCTTTGTTAAATCTTATGAGACGGAAAGAGAGGCAAGGATTGCAGTTGAAAATTTGCGGGCAACATTGTCCGAAGAGCTGGAAAAGGTCAATCAAGAGGCAAGACGTTTCAGCGATCAG CTGAAAATGATCCAAGAAACCAACAAGAGGTTGCAGGAATACAATACTAGCTTGCAGCAGTACAATAGCAATCTTCAAGCTGATGCTTTGAAAAATGGTGAGACTATCTCAAAGTTGCAGAAGGAGAAGAATGCGATGATGGAAACCTTGACTGGTTTAAGGGATCACACTAACTCTCTTAAGATTCAATTGGATGCTTCTAGG TCATCTCAGCAAGAAGCTATTAAACAGAAAGAAGAGTTAAAGAAGGAAGTAGGTTGCCTTAGATGTGAATTGCAGCAAGTAAGAGATGAACGTGATCATACATTAGTGCAAGTTCAGAGTTTAAGTGTTGAAGTTGCAAACTATAAAGAAAGAACTGGGAAGTCCTCACAGGATATGGAAACCATAAGGATAAAGGCTAACACCCTTGAG GAGACATGCTCTTCACAAAGGGAGCAGATACAAATGTTGCAGCATCAGCTTGCTGCAGCAAATGAAAAGTTGAAG aggGCTGATTTAACAGCCATTGAGACAACGACGGAATACGAACAGCAGAAGAAAACTGTAAAAGATTTGCAAGAACGCCTTGCAGATGCGGAGTTTCAAATTTTGGAAGCTGAAAAATTGCGTAAAAAGCTGCATAATACCATACTG GAGCTGAAGGGAAATATCCGAGTGTTTTGTAGAGTACGCCCTATTCTACCTGATAGCGATTCTAGTGGCATAGAGGGGCCAGTTGTTTCTTATCCAACATCGGTTGAATCTCTTGGGCGGGGCATTGACTTGATGCATCATG CTCAAAAGTATTCCTTCACTTTTGATAAGGTATTCAATCATGAAGCTTCACAAGAAGATGTATTTGTAGAAATATCGCAACTGGTACAGAGTGCACTAGATGGCTATAAG GTATGCATATTCGCTTATGGGCAAACAGGTTCTGGTAAAACTTATACCATGATGGGCAAGCCACAACCTTCCGAGCAGAAAGGGCTCATACCCCGATCTCTAGAGCAAATATTCCAGACCAGCCAATCTCTGCAATGTCAGGGATGGAAATACAAAATGCAG GCTTCAATGCTTGAAATTTATAACGAAACTATTCGCGATTTATTATCACTGAGCCGCCCTGGCAGCTTGGATGCAAATGCTGCTCTTAGCAAACAATATGCAATCAAACATGATTCAAATGGCAACACGCAAGTTTCTGACCTTACTGTTGTAGATGTTTGCAGTCTTAAGGAGGTTTCTTTTCTCCTACAGCAAGCTGCACAGAGTAG GTCTGTGGGTAAGACACAAATGAATGAACAATCCTCAAGAAGTCACTTCGTGTTCACATTAAGGATATCTGGAGTTAATGAG AGCACAGAACAACAGGTTCAAGGAGTGTTGAATTTAATTGATCTGGCTGGAAGTGAGCGCCTTGCTAAAAGTGGCTCCACTGGAGACCGCCTCAAAGAAACACAG GCAATTAATAAAAGTTTATCAGCTTTGAGTGATGTAATATTTGCTATTGCAAAGAAAGAGGATCATGTGCCTTTCAGGAACTCCAAGCTGACATATCTTCTGCAG CCTTGCCTTGGTGGAGACTCTAAAACGTTAATGTTTGTCAACATCGCCCCAGAGTCGTCGTCTGTTGGGGAGTCAATCTGTTCCCTTCGTTTTGCTGCAAGGGTTAATTCTTGCGAGATTGGGATTCCCCGTCGCCAGACCCAGATGCGTTCGTCAGACTCACGCTTAAGCTATGGTTGA
- the LOC103698705 gene encoding kinesin-like protein KIN-14H isoform X2, with the protein MSSRNQNRPPPTPVFDPTPSPSNVREDVERLLGEKMKGKNKNDYKGKSEQMIEYIKKLRTCIRWFMELEDGYLAEQEKLRSMLDSEEKRHAEIEAQMKAKVEELNTIIQDLQRQHASLLESFRKEEADKLAFVKSYETEREARIAVENLRATLSEELEKVNQEARRFSDQLKMIQETNKRLQEYNTSLQQYNSNLQADALKNGETISKLQKEKNAMMETLTGLRDHTNSLKIQLDASRSSQQEAIKQKEELKKEVGCLRCELQQVRDERDHTLVQVQSLSVEVANYKERTGKSSQDMETIRIKANTLEETCSSQREQIQMLQHQLAAANEKLKRADLTAIETTTEYEQQKKTVKDLQERLADAEFQILEAEKLRKKLHNTILELKGNIRVFCRVRPILPDSDSSGIEGPVVSYPTSVESLGRGIDLMHHAQKYSFTFDKVFNHEASQEDVFVEISQLVQSALDGYKVCIFAYGQTGSGKTYTMMGKPQPSEQKGLIPRSLEQIFQTSQSLQCQGWKYKMQASMLEIYNETIRDLLSLSRPGSLDANAALSKQYAIKHDSNGNTQVSDLTVVDVCSLKEVSFLLQQAAQSRSVGKTQMNEQSSRSHFVFTLRISGVNESTEQQVQGVLNLIDLAGSERLAKSGSTGDRLKETQAINKSLSALSDVIFAIAKKEDHVPFRNSKLTYLLQPCLGGDSKTLMFVNIAPESSSVGESICSLRFAARVNSCEIGIPRRQTQMRSSDSRLSYG; encoded by the exons ATGTCCTCCCGGAACCAGAACAGGCCCCCTCCCACCCCGGTCTTCGACCCCACTCCAAGCCCCTCAAATGTAAG GGAGGATGTGGAGAGGCTTTTGGGTGAGAAGATGAAGGGGAAGAACAAGAATGATTACAAG gGAAAGAGCGAGCAGATGATAGAGTACATAAAGAAACTCAGGACTTGTATCAGATGGTTCATGGAGCTTGAAGATGGGTATTTGGCCGAGCAGGAGAAACTCAGAAGTATGTTGGATTCTGAAGAGAAAAGGCATGCAGAGATTG AGGCCCAGATGAAGGCCAAGGTTGAAGAATTAAATACAATTATCCAGGACCTTCAGAGGCAGCATGCATCTTTGCTGGAAAGCTTCAGAAAGGAGGAAGCTGACAAATTG GCCTTTGTTAAATCTTATGAGACGGAAAGAGAGGCAAGGATTGCAGTTGAAAATTTGCGGGCAACATTGTCCGAAGAGCTGGAAAAGGTCAATCAAGAGGCAAGACGTTTCAGCGATCAG CTGAAAATGATCCAAGAAACCAACAAGAGGTTGCAGGAATACAATACTAGCTTGCAGCAGTACAATAGCAATCTTCAAGCTGATGCTTTGAAAAATGGTGAGACTATCTCAAAGTTGCAGAAGGAGAAGAATGCGATGATGGAAACCTTGACTGGTTTAAGGGATCACACTAACTCTCTTAAGATTCAATTGGATGCTTCTAGG TCATCTCAGCAAGAAGCTATTAAACAGAAAGAAGAGTTAAAGAAGGAAGTAGGTTGCCTTAGATGTGAATTGCAGCAAGTAAGAGATGAACGTGATCATACATTAGTGCAAGTTCAGAGTTTAAGTGTTGAAGTTGCAAACTATAAAGAAAGAACTGGGAAGTCCTCACAGGATATGGAAACCATAAGGATAAAGGCTAACACCCTTGAG GAGACATGCTCTTCACAAAGGGAGCAGATACAAATGTTGCAGCATCAGCTTGCTGCAGCAAATGAAAAGTTGAAG aggGCTGATTTAACAGCCATTGAGACAACGACGGAATACGAACAGCAGAAGAAAACTGTAAAAGATTTGCAAGAACGCCTTGCAGATGCGGAGTTTCAAATTTTGGAAGCTGAAAAATTGCGTAAAAAGCTGCATAATACCATACTG GAGCTGAAGGGAAATATCCGAGTGTTTTGTAGAGTACGCCCTATTCTACCTGATAGCGATTCTAGTGGCATAGAGGGGCCAGTTGTTTCTTATCCAACATCGGTTGAATCTCTTGGGCGGGGCATTGACTTGATGCATCATG CTCAAAAGTATTCCTTCACTTTTGATAAGGTATTCAATCATGAAGCTTCACAAGAAGATGTATTTGTAGAAATATCGCAACTGGTACAGAGTGCACTAGATGGCTATAAG GTATGCATATTCGCTTATGGGCAAACAGGTTCTGGTAAAACTTATACCATGATGGGCAAGCCACAACCTTCCGAGCAGAAAGGGCTCATACCCCGATCTCTAGAGCAAATATTCCAGACCAGCCAATCTCTGCAATGTCAGGGATGGAAATACAAAATGCAG GCTTCAATGCTTGAAATTTATAACGAAACTATTCGCGATTTATTATCACTGAGCCGCCCTGGCAGCTTGGATGCAAATGCTGCTCTTAGCAAACAATATGCAATCAAACATGATTCAAATGGCAACACGCAAGTTTCTGACCTTACTGTTGTAGATGTTTGCAGTCTTAAGGAGGTTTCTTTTCTCCTACAGCAAGCTGCACAGAGTAG GTCTGTGGGTAAGACACAAATGAATGAACAATCCTCAAGAAGTCACTTCGTGTTCACATTAAGGATATCTGGAGTTAATGAG AGCACAGAACAACAGGTTCAAGGAGTGTTGAATTTAATTGATCTGGCTGGAAGTGAGCGCCTTGCTAAAAGTGGCTCCACTGGAGACCGCCTCAAAGAAACACAG GCAATTAATAAAAGTTTATCAGCTTTGAGTGATGTAATATTTGCTATTGCAAAGAAAGAGGATCATGTGCCTTTCAGGAACTCCAAGCTGACATATCTTCTGCAG CCTTGCCTTGGTGGAGACTCTAAAACGTTAATGTTTGTCAACATCGCCCCAGAGTCGTCGTCTGTTGGGGAGTCAATCTGTTCCCTTCGTTTTGCTGCAAGGGTTAATTCTTGCGAGATTGGGATTCCCCGTCGCCAGACCCAGATGCGTTCGTCAGACTCACGCTTAAGCTATGGTTGA
- the LOC103698705 gene encoding kinesin-like protein KIN-14H isoform X3 translates to MEDVERLLGEKMKGKNKNDYKGKSEQMIEYIKKLRTCIRWFMELEDGYLAEQEKLRSMLDSEEKRHAEIEAQMKAKVEELNTIIQDLQRQHASLLESFRKEEADKLAFVKSYETEREARIAVENLRATLSEELEKVNQEARRFSDQLKMIQETNKRLQEYNTSLQQYNSNLQADALKNGETISKLQKEKNAMMETLTGLRDHTNSLKIQLDASRSSQQEAIKQKEELKKEVGCLRCELQQVRDERDHTLVQVQSLSVEVANYKERTGKSSQDMETIRIKANTLEETCSSQREQIQMLQHQLAAANEKLKRADLTAIETTTEYEQQKKTVKDLQERLADAEFQILEAEKLRKKLHNTILELKGNIRVFCRVRPILPDSDSSGIEGPVVSYPTSVESLGRGIDLMHHAQKYSFTFDKVFNHEASQEDVFVEISQLVQSALDGYKVCIFAYGQTGSGKTYTMMGKPQPSEQKGLIPRSLEQIFQTSQSLQCQGWKYKMQASMLEIYNETIRDLLSLSRPGSLDANAALSKQYAIKHDSNGNTQVSDLTVVDVCSLKEVSFLLQQAAQSRSVGKTQMNEQSSRSHFVFTLRISGVNESTEQQVQGVLNLIDLAGSERLAKSGSTGDRLKETQAINKSLSALSDVIFAIAKKEDHVPFRNSKLTYLLQPCLGGDSKTLMFVNIAPESSSVGESICSLRFAARVNSCEIGIPRRQTQMRSSDSRLSYG, encoded by the exons AT GGAGGATGTGGAGAGGCTTTTGGGTGAGAAGATGAAGGGGAAGAACAAGAATGATTACAAG gGAAAGAGCGAGCAGATGATAGAGTACATAAAGAAACTCAGGACTTGTATCAGATGGTTCATGGAGCTTGAAGATGGGTATTTGGCCGAGCAGGAGAAACTCAGAAGTATGTTGGATTCTGAAGAGAAAAGGCATGCAGAGATTG AGGCCCAGATGAAGGCCAAGGTTGAAGAATTAAATACAATTATCCAGGACCTTCAGAGGCAGCATGCATCTTTGCTGGAAAGCTTCAGAAAGGAGGAAGCTGACAAATTG GCCTTTGTTAAATCTTATGAGACGGAAAGAGAGGCAAGGATTGCAGTTGAAAATTTGCGGGCAACATTGTCCGAAGAGCTGGAAAAGGTCAATCAAGAGGCAAGACGTTTCAGCGATCAG CTGAAAATGATCCAAGAAACCAACAAGAGGTTGCAGGAATACAATACTAGCTTGCAGCAGTACAATAGCAATCTTCAAGCTGATGCTTTGAAAAATGGTGAGACTATCTCAAAGTTGCAGAAGGAGAAGAATGCGATGATGGAAACCTTGACTGGTTTAAGGGATCACACTAACTCTCTTAAGATTCAATTGGATGCTTCTAGG TCATCTCAGCAAGAAGCTATTAAACAGAAAGAAGAGTTAAAGAAGGAAGTAGGTTGCCTTAGATGTGAATTGCAGCAAGTAAGAGATGAACGTGATCATACATTAGTGCAAGTTCAGAGTTTAAGTGTTGAAGTTGCAAACTATAAAGAAAGAACTGGGAAGTCCTCACAGGATATGGAAACCATAAGGATAAAGGCTAACACCCTTGAG GAGACATGCTCTTCACAAAGGGAGCAGATACAAATGTTGCAGCATCAGCTTGCTGCAGCAAATGAAAAGTTGAAG aggGCTGATTTAACAGCCATTGAGACAACGACGGAATACGAACAGCAGAAGAAAACTGTAAAAGATTTGCAAGAACGCCTTGCAGATGCGGAGTTTCAAATTTTGGAAGCTGAAAAATTGCGTAAAAAGCTGCATAATACCATACTG GAGCTGAAGGGAAATATCCGAGTGTTTTGTAGAGTACGCCCTATTCTACCTGATAGCGATTCTAGTGGCATAGAGGGGCCAGTTGTTTCTTATCCAACATCGGTTGAATCTCTTGGGCGGGGCATTGACTTGATGCATCATG CTCAAAAGTATTCCTTCACTTTTGATAAGGTATTCAATCATGAAGCTTCACAAGAAGATGTATTTGTAGAAATATCGCAACTGGTACAGAGTGCACTAGATGGCTATAAG GTATGCATATTCGCTTATGGGCAAACAGGTTCTGGTAAAACTTATACCATGATGGGCAAGCCACAACCTTCCGAGCAGAAAGGGCTCATACCCCGATCTCTAGAGCAAATATTCCAGACCAGCCAATCTCTGCAATGTCAGGGATGGAAATACAAAATGCAG GCTTCAATGCTTGAAATTTATAACGAAACTATTCGCGATTTATTATCACTGAGCCGCCCTGGCAGCTTGGATGCAAATGCTGCTCTTAGCAAACAATATGCAATCAAACATGATTCAAATGGCAACACGCAAGTTTCTGACCTTACTGTTGTAGATGTTTGCAGTCTTAAGGAGGTTTCTTTTCTCCTACAGCAAGCTGCACAGAGTAG GTCTGTGGGTAAGACACAAATGAATGAACAATCCTCAAGAAGTCACTTCGTGTTCACATTAAGGATATCTGGAGTTAATGAG AGCACAGAACAACAGGTTCAAGGAGTGTTGAATTTAATTGATCTGGCTGGAAGTGAGCGCCTTGCTAAAAGTGGCTCCACTGGAGACCGCCTCAAAGAAACACAG GCAATTAATAAAAGTTTATCAGCTTTGAGTGATGTAATATTTGCTATTGCAAAGAAAGAGGATCATGTGCCTTTCAGGAACTCCAAGCTGACATATCTTCTGCAG CCTTGCCTTGGTGGAGACTCTAAAACGTTAATGTTTGTCAACATCGCCCCAGAGTCGTCGTCTGTTGGGGAGTCAATCTGTTCCCTTCGTTTTGCTGCAAGGGTTAATTCTTGCGAGATTGGGATTCCCCGTCGCCAGACCCAGATGCGTTCGTCAGACTCACGCTTAAGCTATGGTTGA